GATGGCAATGACGTTTTGATGTACTGGAATAACAGTACCTGTGGGTGATTCGTGTCCATATCTCTGGTTTTTGGGTTTTTCTGCAATTGAGCGATCCGTGATTTGCAGAAATTAATTATTAATAGTAAGGTAATCAGATTTTTTGCAAACCGCAAGAGGGATGATCACTACATTCTACCACTTTTCGGTAATAACCCCAACTACAGGGAATTCGGCAGCACAAATCAATTAGCATTTAGAAGTAGCAAAAAGTACGTTTGACTCTCTAAACTGAAACTTATCATCTTCATCAGTGCACTTTAATCTCAGAACCCCATTAATACTAAGCTTGAATTAAGAGCCTTTGAATGCACACTTTACACAATTGGTTTTTTTATTATTCAACACTTAAAACCACCAACCATGCAACGATCAATTTTATGTGATGCTGTAAAACATCTCTTTTTGTTGATCCTTTGTCTATCTGTTTATCAACCCGGTTTTACTCAAGAATCACCCTCTAAAGTTTCTTTTGGACTTAAGGGCGGGTTTGGATTAGCTAACATCAGCGGTTCTGTTACTGATGAATACGGCGGAACGTTTTCTTACAACAGCAGAGCTTCAGTGTTTAGTGGACTAAGATTATTTGTTCCGATTGGAGAGAACGGCCTGTTCATACCTGAAATGGTGTTGACATTAAAAGGCGCCAAAGAAAAACGCAGCCAGCCTGCCAACTCACCCGATTACTATGAGTATAGTTATTCACTGAACATGTTTTACGTAGAACTTCCACTTAATGTTACCTATAGAAAAGCTACAAAAGCAGGGCAGTTCTTTGCAGGAGGTGGTCCTTCCCCGGCAATAACTATTAATGATAATGGTCCGGCGTACAGTCCCGCTAAATCATTTGACCTCGGCATTAATCTTCTTACAGGGTATCAATTCCCAATCGGATTTACTTTAGAACTAAACTATACGCATGGACTAATCAATATCAGCGGTAATGGCAATGCCAATTTAAAGAACAGCAATCTTGGTTTTTCCCTTGGCTACGTTTTCTAACAGTATTAAGCAGCACATTTTTTTATTCCCTAAAAATCTTTTGTATGAAATCGAAACTTACACAATCATTGAGTTTGCTTACACTTTGCATACTCATTATTACGGCTTGTAATTACTACAAAGTGATAACGCTGAAGAACGAATCAGAAACTGCAACTTATTCAAGCCTGGACAGTTTGCAAAAACTGAAACGTCATTTTATTCTCAGAACAGGTACAAGGAGTTTTTATATAAAAGATCTAAAACTTAATGCTGATAATAAATCTGCAAGCTGTGTATTGGATACATTGCCAGCCGACCATCTTTTTTATCTCACACAACCAAAAAATTCTAAC
The DNA window shown above is from Lacibacter sp. H375 and carries:
- a CDS encoding porin family protein codes for the protein MQRSILCDAVKHLFLLILCLSVYQPGFTQESPSKVSFGLKGGFGLANISGSVTDEYGGTFSYNSRASVFSGLRLFVPIGENGLFIPEMVLTLKGAKEKRSQPANSPDYYEYSYSLNMFYVELPLNVTYRKATKAGQFFAGGGPSPAITINDNGPAYSPAKSFDLGINLLTGYQFPIGFTLELNYTHGLINISGNGNANLKNSNLGFSLGYVF